A stretch of the Nicotiana tabacum cultivar K326 chromosome 6, ASM71507v2, whole genome shotgun sequence genome encodes the following:
- the LOC107759629 gene encoding uncharacterized protein LOC107759629 isoform X1, which produces MRETERKRGSNTNQTKRAVKTEKRDYKQEKSTGKTLKAKETDHKASPPRPESIVLVSDPNTGTEPTEVYENVVIDYVDDVYRSEEATPQSKTRKMVDKQGKDKINDHSSDMESEPKEGLEEESDIDTINDSVSSQGDPQIAEDENVERASTVKVSKKLAKSVANNSSPAQRAKSDQKENNSQIKATKSTANKAKTPKKDPSTVTSKNVNDNSKNMKVHPKSISDSSEEGDEKLVKEVEPVDILDETSVSAQSVGSDDETVNTEESCEQEDKTALEQKIGQMESRLEKLEEELREVAALEIALYSVVSEHGSSAHKLHTPARRLSRLYLHACKYWSQDKRATVAKNTVSGLVLVAKSCGNDVARLTFWLSNAVVLRVIISQAFGSSCSPSSLVKITESNGGGKKTESKISSFKWKTHPGNKQSSKHDLLQFFDDWQETRTFTAALERVESWIFSRIVESIWWQTLTPNMQSPADDPMARKSVGRLLGPALGDQQQGNFSINLWKHAFQEALKRLCPVRAGSHECGCLPVLARRVIEQCVARLDVAMFNAILRESAHEIPTDPISDPIVDSKVLPIPAGDLSFGSGAQLKNSVGNWSRCLTDLFGMDAEDSGQNDEGSFGDDHRKGGNQPEHFHLLNALSDLLMLPKDMLMDRTIRMEVCPSISLPLVKRILCNFSPDEFCPDPVPGTVLEALNAECIIARRLSGGDSSGSFPYPAAPVVYKPPVAADVAEKVAEVDGKSLLSRSASAIQRKGYTSDEELEEIDSPLACIIDKMPSSPASAQNGSRKAKQKEETGSIGSNKRYDLLREVWLTT; this is translated from the exons ATGAGGGAAACTGAGCGGAAGCGAGGTTCAAACACTAATCAAACAAAGCGTGCTGTAAAGACAGAGAAAAGAGACTACAAACAGGAAAAGAGTACTGGCAAAACATTAAAAGCAAAAGAGACTGATCATAAAGCTTCACCTCCTAGACCAGAGTCCATTGTTTTAGTAAGTGATCCGAACACGGGCACAGAGCCCACTGAAGTTTATGAGAATGTGGTTATAGATTATGTGGATGATGTATACAGGTCTGAGGAAGCAACTCCGCAATCAAAAACACGTAAAATGGTTGACAAACAGGGGAAGGATAAAATCAATGACCATTCTAGTGATATGGAGAGTGAACCCAAAGAGGGGCTGGAAGAGGAATCAGATATTGATACAATAAATGATTCAGTTTCATCTCAAGGAGATCCACAAATAGCTGAAGATGAAAATGTAGAAAGAGCTTCGACTGTTAAGGTCTCCAAAAAGCTTGCTAAAAGTGTCGCAAATAATTCTTCCCCAGCACAACGAGCAAAATCTGATCAGAAAGAAAATAATTCACAGATTAAGGCAACAAAAAGTACAGCAAACAAAGCGAAAACACCTAAAAAGGATCCATCTACAGTGACATCCAAGAATGTCAATGACAACTCTAAAAATATGAAAGTCCATCCAAAATCCATATCAGATTCCTCAGAAGAAGGTGATGAAAAATTGGTTAAAGAGGTTGAGCCAGTAGATATTTTGGATGAGACTTCAGTTAGTGCTCAAAGTGTTGGAAGTGATGATGAAACAGTCAACACTGAGGAGAGTTGCGAACAAGAAGATAAAACAGCTTTAGAGcaaaagattggccaaatggaaTCAAGGCTTGAGAAACTTGAGGAGGAGTTGAGAGAAGTTGCTGCCCTTGAAATTGCTCTTTACTCTGTGGTATCTGAGCATGGCAGTTCTGCACATAAGCTGCACACACCTGCCAGGCGCCTATCTAGACTCTACCTTCATGCATGTAAATACTGGTCTCAAGACAAAAGAGCTACAGTTGCTAAAAACACTGTTTCCGGCCTTGTTTTGGTTGCCAAATCATGTGGTAACGATGTGGCAAG GTTAACATTTTGGCTGTCAAATGCTGTTGTTTTGAGGGTAATCATTTCTCAAGCATTTGGAAGTTCCTGTAGCCCAAGCTCATTGGTAAAGATTACTGAGTCAAATGGTGGAGGAAAGAAAACTGAATCAAAGATTTCCTCTTTTAAATGGAAAACACATCCAGGAAACAAACAATCAAGCAAGCATGATCTTTTGCAGTTTTTTGATGATTGGCAAGAAACAAGAACTTTTACAGCTGCCTTAGAGAGAGTAGAATCCTGGATTTTCTCGCGGATCGTTGAATCAATATGGTGGCAG ACGTTGACTCCCAATATGCAATCTCCCGCTGATGATCCAATGGCCAGAAAATCTGTTGGACGGTTATTAGGACCTGCCTTGGGTGACCAGCAGCAAGGAAACTTTTCCATTAACCTATGGAAGCATGCTTTCCAGGAGGCTTTGAAGAGATTATGTCCTGTTCGAGCAGGAAGCCATGAATGCGGTTGCTTGCCTGTTTTGGCTAGAAGG GTCATTGAACAATGTGTTGCCAGACTGGATGTGGCTATGTTCAATGCAATTCTTCGTGAGTCAGCTCACGAGATCCCAACTGATCCCATATCTGATCCAATAGTTGACTCAAAGGTGTTGCCTATTCCAGCCGGAGATTTGAGTTTTGGCTCGGGTGCGCAACTGAAAAACTCA GTTGGCAACTGGTCAAGATGTCTTACTGATTTGTTTGGCATGGATGCTGAAGATTCTGGGCAAAATGATGAAGGCAGCTTTGGAGATGATCACAGGAAAGGTGGAAATCAACCAGAGCATTTCCATCTTCTCAATGCCTTAAGCGATCTTCTCATGCTTCCAAAAGATATGCTCATGGACCGCACTATCAGAATGGAG GTATGTCCATCTATCAGTCTTCCACTGGTTAAGCGAATCCTCTGCAACTTCTCTCCAGATGAGTTTTGTCCTGATCCTGTCCCTGGCACTGTATTAGAAGCTCTCAACGCCGAG TGCATCATAGCACGTCGATTATCAGGAGGAGACTCTTCCGGTAGTTTCCCTTACCCTGCCGCCCCAGTTGTGTATAAACCTCCTGTTGCTGCTGACGTTGCAGAAAAAGTTGCGGAAGTTGATGGGAAGTCTCTCCTGTCCCGGAGTGCTTCTGCTATACAAAGGAAGGGATACACAAGTGACGAGGAACTGGAGGAAATAGATTCTCCTCTAGCATGCATTATTGATAAAATGCCATCATCACCCGCTTCTGCACAGAATGGAAGTAGAAAAGctaaacaaaaggaagaaacaGGTTCAATTGGATCAAATAAGAGGTATGATCTTCTTCGTGAGGTTTGGCTGACAACATAA
- the LOC107759629 gene encoding uncharacterized protein LOC107759629 isoform X2, whose protein sequence is MVDKQGKDKINDHSSDMESEPKEGLEEESDIDTINDSVSSQGDPQIAEDENVERASTVKVSKKLAKSVANNSSPAQRAKSDQKENNSQIKATKSTANKAKTPKKDPSTVTSKNVNDNSKNMKVHPKSISDSSEEGDEKLVKEVEPVDILDETSVSAQSVGSDDETVNTEESCEQEDKTALEQKIGQMESRLEKLEEELREVAALEIALYSVVSEHGSSAHKLHTPARRLSRLYLHACKYWSQDKRATVAKNTVSGLVLVAKSCGNDVARLTFWLSNAVVLRVIISQAFGSSCSPSSLVKITESNGGGKKTESKISSFKWKTHPGNKQSSKHDLLQFFDDWQETRTFTAALERVESWIFSRIVESIWWQTLTPNMQSPADDPMARKSVGRLLGPALGDQQQGNFSINLWKHAFQEALKRLCPVRAGSHECGCLPVLARRVIEQCVARLDVAMFNAILRESAHEIPTDPISDPIVDSKVLPIPAGDLSFGSGAQLKNSVGNWSRCLTDLFGMDAEDSGQNDEGSFGDDHRKGGNQPEHFHLLNALSDLLMLPKDMLMDRTIRMEVCPSISLPLVKRILCNFSPDEFCPDPVPGTVLEALNAECIIARRLSGGDSSGSFPYPAAPVVYKPPVAADVAEKVAEVDGKSLLSRSASAIQRKGYTSDEELEEIDSPLACIIDKMPSSPASAQNGSRKAKQKEETGSIGSNKRYDLLREVWLTT, encoded by the exons ATGGTTGACAAACAGGGGAAGGATAAAATCAATGACCATTCTAGTGATATGGAGAGTGAACCCAAAGAGGGGCTGGAAGAGGAATCAGATATTGATACAATAAATGATTCAGTTTCATCTCAAGGAGATCCACAAATAGCTGAAGATGAAAATGTAGAAAGAGCTTCGACTGTTAAGGTCTCCAAAAAGCTTGCTAAAAGTGTCGCAAATAATTCTTCCCCAGCACAACGAGCAAAATCTGATCAGAAAGAAAATAATTCACAGATTAAGGCAACAAAAAGTACAGCAAACAAAGCGAAAACACCTAAAAAGGATCCATCTACAGTGACATCCAAGAATGTCAATGACAACTCTAAAAATATGAAAGTCCATCCAAAATCCATATCAGATTCCTCAGAAGAAGGTGATGAAAAATTGGTTAAAGAGGTTGAGCCAGTAGATATTTTGGATGAGACTTCAGTTAGTGCTCAAAGTGTTGGAAGTGATGATGAAACAGTCAACACTGAGGAGAGTTGCGAACAAGAAGATAAAACAGCTTTAGAGcaaaagattggccaaatggaaTCAAGGCTTGAGAAACTTGAGGAGGAGTTGAGAGAAGTTGCTGCCCTTGAAATTGCTCTTTACTCTGTGGTATCTGAGCATGGCAGTTCTGCACATAAGCTGCACACACCTGCCAGGCGCCTATCTAGACTCTACCTTCATGCATGTAAATACTGGTCTCAAGACAAAAGAGCTACAGTTGCTAAAAACACTGTTTCCGGCCTTGTTTTGGTTGCCAAATCATGTGGTAACGATGTGGCAAG GTTAACATTTTGGCTGTCAAATGCTGTTGTTTTGAGGGTAATCATTTCTCAAGCATTTGGAAGTTCCTGTAGCCCAAGCTCATTGGTAAAGATTACTGAGTCAAATGGTGGAGGAAAGAAAACTGAATCAAAGATTTCCTCTTTTAAATGGAAAACACATCCAGGAAACAAACAATCAAGCAAGCATGATCTTTTGCAGTTTTTTGATGATTGGCAAGAAACAAGAACTTTTACAGCTGCCTTAGAGAGAGTAGAATCCTGGATTTTCTCGCGGATCGTTGAATCAATATGGTGGCAG ACGTTGACTCCCAATATGCAATCTCCCGCTGATGATCCAATGGCCAGAAAATCTGTTGGACGGTTATTAGGACCTGCCTTGGGTGACCAGCAGCAAGGAAACTTTTCCATTAACCTATGGAAGCATGCTTTCCAGGAGGCTTTGAAGAGATTATGTCCTGTTCGAGCAGGAAGCCATGAATGCGGTTGCTTGCCTGTTTTGGCTAGAAGG GTCATTGAACAATGTGTTGCCAGACTGGATGTGGCTATGTTCAATGCAATTCTTCGTGAGTCAGCTCACGAGATCCCAACTGATCCCATATCTGATCCAATAGTTGACTCAAAGGTGTTGCCTATTCCAGCCGGAGATTTGAGTTTTGGCTCGGGTGCGCAACTGAAAAACTCA GTTGGCAACTGGTCAAGATGTCTTACTGATTTGTTTGGCATGGATGCTGAAGATTCTGGGCAAAATGATGAAGGCAGCTTTGGAGATGATCACAGGAAAGGTGGAAATCAACCAGAGCATTTCCATCTTCTCAATGCCTTAAGCGATCTTCTCATGCTTCCAAAAGATATGCTCATGGACCGCACTATCAGAATGGAG GTATGTCCATCTATCAGTCTTCCACTGGTTAAGCGAATCCTCTGCAACTTCTCTCCAGATGAGTTTTGTCCTGATCCTGTCCCTGGCACTGTATTAGAAGCTCTCAACGCCGAG TGCATCATAGCACGTCGATTATCAGGAGGAGACTCTTCCGGTAGTTTCCCTTACCCTGCCGCCCCAGTTGTGTATAAACCTCCTGTTGCTGCTGACGTTGCAGAAAAAGTTGCGGAAGTTGATGGGAAGTCTCTCCTGTCCCGGAGTGCTTCTGCTATACAAAGGAAGGGATACACAAGTGACGAGGAACTGGAGGAAATAGATTCTCCTCTAGCATGCATTATTGATAAAATGCCATCATCACCCGCTTCTGCACAGAATGGAAGTAGAAAAGctaaacaaaaggaagaaacaGGTTCAATTGGATCAAATAAGAGGTATGATCTTCTTCGTGAGGTTTGGCTGACAACATAA